The Thermococcus peptonophilus genomic sequence ATGTGCCATCATCTCAAAGATGGTAAAGTGCCTTCCGGTGATTCCGACGTTGTCGATGTCGGTAAAGCGGATCGAGGGCTGGCTTATTGTGAGGGGGTTCGCCGGCGGGTCTGCCTCACCGCTTATGACCCAGGGCTGGAAGTCCATGATCGAAGCTCCAACGAGGAGCACATCGTCCCTCCAGCGCGGTAAAACAGGGTAGCGCTTGACCCTGCCGTGGCCGTGCTTTTCGAAGAAGCTCAGAAACTTCTCGCGCATCTCGTCGAGTGTGTACTTCTTCGGGATTCCGGGCTTTCCTATGAACTGATACTCGTCACACGGCGGGTCTCCGCAGGTTTCCCTGTCCGGGTCGAGCGTCCAGAAGTGCTTCCCGCAGACCTTACAGGTCTTCCTTATCCATCCCTCTTCCTTGAACATTCGAGTTGTCATGTCCATACTCATAAGCATCACCCGTTCATTTAGCTGAACCTAAAAAAGAGGGGGGAGTTAATTAAGGTTTCCCTGAATTTTTGGATGGTAGATTACTCTCCTCTTCCTTTCCTTCATCAACATCAAAATAGTATAGAACGCATTCATGGACAACAAAATACACGCCCTTTTCCCCGTCGTAGATAGCCCTTGCGTTCATGTCTATGGCCGCGTTAACGAGGTCTGAGAGCGACCACATACGGACCCTCGCCGCGGGGGTGAAGTCCTCAAGTTTCCCTCTGCTTATCCATTTGGAGAACTTGGAGGCTTCCTCTTGCACTGAATGATAGGCTGGAAAGAAGACTGAGCCTTAGGAGAAGGTGGTTTTTTGGGCAGGAAGTATCAGTGAGCCTATTTGGAGACGTCCACGTCCTCGAACTCATCCTCATTAATTATCACAAACGGAATCCCAAACTTCCTTAGCAGTTCGATGAGGTACTTTTCTCTTTTCTTTATTAGGTCAAGTTTGTGTCTCAGGCTGGTGTTCTCTATCGCAAGGCTGTTGGCCTCGTCCACCTTAAGGCGGAGCTGCATCTTCAGCTCGTTTATCTGCCCCTCTAGTTCTACTATTGAGCGTTCGAGTCTCTCTATCTCCTCAATGTACTCCCTGCAGAGCTTTCTTTTTATCATTCCGGTCAGCCCCGCGAAACTTCTTCACCTCTCAGGGGGCTCCAGACTCATCATCCCGTTAACCGTTAATGGTCTAAACATTTCCATGAATAAAAACCTGGTGGTCGAGATGAAGAGCAAACTTAGAGTTCTCTATCTGAAGTGGCGCTCAAAGTGTCCATTCGTGAGGAAGTTAGAGGCCTGGAGGATGAAAAGGATGGCAAATGAGTTTAGGGTGAAGCTATGACTACGAAAATACTTTTAAGCTTGCTCTCCCTCAGTGCCCCATTATGAGGCGAGTAATTTCAGTTTTGATGGTGCTGATTTTGGTAGCGGCCGGATGCTTAGGTTCCCCTAGTCATGAAACTCATTCTAACTCATTTAACTATTCCCCTGCATCTGCATCCAAGACCCCGGTAGCAACCGTTTCGGAGGAAAAGTGTGTCTGCAACGTCTCAAGCGATCTTAGTAAAGAGCTCTCCGACCTCAAAACTAAGGTGGAGCTTTTGAACGCGAGCCTTGAGGAGTGCCGCAGTAGCGCTACCCTGCTGGAATACTCCCTC encodes the following:
- a CDS encoding DUF5305 family protein; the encoded protein is MQEEASKFSKWISRGKLEDFTPAARVRMWSLSDLVNAAIDMNARAIYDGEKGVYFVVHECVLYYFDVDEGKEEESNLPSKNSGKP